A single genomic interval of Alteromonas sp. BL110 harbors:
- a CDS encoding SDR family NAD(P)-dependent oxidoreductase, with protein sequence MNSDSAKKNLYHSSEYSPGPVCIVTGGSLGIGFAVCKLFSQNGYHVVNLDIRDFEQPIPNAIWKPCDVSVVSNIEAAIDEVIASYQRIDALICNAGIHVSATIEDTDEALLDKVLSLNVKGAYGAIKSCLPTMKKQGSGAIVVMGSDQSFVGKRNSFAYGVSKGALASMAKTTALDYAPYNIRVNAVCPGTIETPLFHNAIDNYVARSGADKSEVVAEEAAAQPIGRLGQPEDVAELTYFLCSDKASFITGSLYAVDGGYTAQ encoded by the coding sequence ATGAATTCAGATAGCGCGAAGAAAAATCTTTACCATAGTAGTGAATATTCGCCGGGCCCAGTTTGTATTGTAACGGGGGGAAGCTTAGGCATTGGTTTTGCGGTATGTAAGTTGTTTAGTCAAAACGGTTATCACGTCGTTAATTTGGATATTAGAGACTTTGAGCAACCAATACCCAATGCTATATGGAAGCCTTGTGATGTAAGCGTGGTAAGTAATATTGAGGCTGCAATCGATGAAGTTATTGCGTCTTATCAGCGTATAGATGCGTTGATATGTAATGCAGGTATCCACGTATCTGCAACTATTGAAGATACTGACGAAGCCTTGCTTGATAAGGTGCTTAGTCTTAACGTAAAAGGCGCCTATGGCGCAATTAAATCATGCTTGCCGACGATGAAAAAGCAGGGAAGTGGAGCCATTGTGGTAATGGGTTCAGATCAGTCTTTTGTAGGAAAGCGAAACTCCTTTGCCTACGGGGTAAGTAAAGGTGCACTGGCGTCTATGGCAAAAACTACCGCGCTTGACTATGCACCCTATAACATTCGCGTTAATGCGGTGTGCCCTGGTACTATCGAAACGCCTCTTTTTCACAATGCCATTGACAATTACGTGGCACGTTCTGGGGCAGATAAAAGTGAAGTAGTAGCCGAAGAAGCTGCTGCGCAGCCTATTGGTCGCTTAGGTCAGCCTGAAGACGTAGCTGAACTGACCTATTTTTTATGCAGCGATAAAGCATCTTTCATCACGGGTAGTTTGTACGCTGTTGATGGGGGCTATACAGCTCAATAG
- a CDS encoding acyl-CoA dehydrogenase family protein, whose protein sequence is MPLYHAPTTDFQFLLKDWLGLDAHYEKLGISDFDSDLANEIIAQGAKFALDVIAPLNREGDEEGCKLEDGKITTPKGFADAYQEYVANGWNAMLGTAEYDGQDLPYTMAVPVHEMLNAANLSWRLTTMLTESATLAVTKHASKELKDIYLAKLISGEWTGTMNLTEPHAGTDLSLLSTKADPQADGTYKVTGNKIFITAGDHDWSSNVIHLVLARLPDAPKGVKGISLFLVPKFLPDASNEPGEANSLSVGSIEHKMGIKASPTCVMNFDGATGYLVGEENQGLACMFTMMNDARFQVGLQGLGAAEASYQGALTYARERVQSRAPQGIQNPEGKADPIVFQPDVARMLLTQKSLIEGCRALSLFYAKFMDVEKLGEGQEKEDADKILQFLTPICKAFMTDMGLETTSLGVQVFGGHGFIREWGMEQLMRDVRIAMLYEGTNGIQALDLIGRKLTRDGGQMMEATYKAFSALVNDIQDSEAKGLAQGILDDWRASSADCLGMDATTAAAAACDYLAYSAYSLIGVLWYSMADKAQASGNAVLAASKMKTRDFYMERILVRRDAHKAAYKAGPESTLAISGNEFDYL, encoded by the coding sequence ATGCCTCTGTACCACGCCCCTACAACTGATTTTCAATTCTTACTAAAAGACTGGCTTGGACTCGATGCTCACTACGAAAAGCTCGGTATCAGCGACTTTGATAGCGACCTAGCCAATGAGATTATTGCGCAGGGCGCAAAATTTGCTCTTGATGTAATAGCCCCTCTTAATCGTGAAGGCGACGAAGAAGGCTGTAAGCTTGAAGACGGTAAAATTACTACGCCTAAAGGCTTTGCAGATGCCTATCAGGAATATGTAGCTAACGGCTGGAATGCGATGCTAGGCACTGCCGAGTACGACGGGCAAGACTTGCCGTACACCATGGCTGTGCCTGTTCACGAGATGCTAAACGCGGCGAATTTGAGCTGGCGCTTAACTACTATGCTGACCGAAAGCGCGACACTTGCAGTGACTAAACACGCCAGTAAAGAATTAAAAGATATTTACCTTGCTAAGCTAATCAGTGGTGAATGGACAGGTACCATGAACCTGACCGAACCTCACGCGGGAACCGATTTGAGCTTGCTTAGCACCAAAGCTGATCCACAAGCCGACGGCACCTATAAAGTAACGGGTAATAAGATTTTTATCACTGCCGGTGATCACGACTGGAGCTCGAACGTTATTCACCTTGTTCTTGCTCGACTGCCTGACGCGCCAAAAGGTGTTAAGGGTATAAGTCTGTTCTTAGTACCTAAGTTCCTTCCAGACGCCAGCAATGAGCCTGGTGAGGCGAACAGCCTTTCGGTAGGAAGCATTGAACACAAAATGGGGATTAAGGCCAGCCCAACCTGTGTGATGAACTTCGACGGCGCAACAGGCTACCTTGTCGGTGAAGAAAACCAAGGCTTAGCATGCATGTTCACTATGATGAACGACGCCCGCTTCCAGGTAGGCCTTCAAGGCTTAGGTGCGGCAGAAGCATCGTACCAAGGCGCGCTAACCTACGCTCGCGAACGTGTACAGTCTCGCGCACCTCAGGGTATCCAAAACCCAGAAGGCAAAGCAGACCCAATCGTATTTCAACCTGACGTAGCGCGTATGTTACTTACGCAGAAATCATTGATTGAAGGCTGCCGTGCACTTTCACTTTTCTACGCGAAATTTATGGACGTAGAAAAGCTGGGTGAAGGCCAGGAAAAAGAAGATGCCGACAAAATACTTCAGTTTTTAACACCAATTTGCAAAGCCTTTATGACGGATATGGGCCTTGAAACCACCAGCTTAGGTGTTCAGGTTTTCGGTGGTCACGGATTTATTCGTGAGTGGGGTATGGAGCAACTTATGCGCGATGTGCGCATAGCAATGCTGTACGAAGGAACAAACGGCATTCAGGCGCTAGACCTTATCGGCCGTAAGCTTACCCGCGATGGCGGACAGATGATGGAAGCGACTTATAAAGCGTTCAGTGCACTGGTTAACGATATTCAAGACAGTGAAGCGAAAGGCCTAGCACAAGGTATTCTTGATGATTGGCGCGCATCGTCAGCAGACTGTTTAGGGATGGATGCGACAACCGCAGCCGCCGCCGCTTGCGACTATCTCGCTTACAGTGCTTACTCACTTATTGGTGTACTGTGGTACAGCATGGCCGACAAAGCTCAGGCTTCAGGTAACGCGGTACTAGCAGCGTCTAAGATGAAAACACGTGACTTCTATATGGAACGCATTTTAGTACGCCGTGACGCGCATAAAGCCGCTTACAAAGCGGGCCCTGAAAGCACACTCGCTATTTCGGGTAATGAGTTTGATTACCTGTAA
- a CDS encoding DUF3016 domain-containing protein, with the protein MNKLRTFSCLSCAAAVGALVVFAPTQAAEVEITWEEPESYSDVRPANESRKRFRERTLKDLEEHITELASELPESQVLSMTVTNVDLAGQVWPSQFVGFGSGAGSDVRIIKRIDIPRMTFSYSLSNSDGQVILSGEDVKLKDMDFMESNIRHNRTESLSYEKAMLNDWFADTFSTQVAAND; encoded by the coding sequence GTGAATAAATTACGTACTTTTTCTTGTTTAAGTTGCGCCGCAGCAGTAGGGGCTCTTGTGGTTTTCGCACCAACCCAAGCCGCTGAGGTAGAGATAACATGGGAAGAGCCAGAGTCTTACAGCGACGTCAGGCCAGCCAATGAATCTCGTAAACGCTTTCGTGAGCGAACCTTAAAAGACCTGGAAGAGCATATTACAGAATTGGCCAGCGAATTACCCGAATCACAAGTTCTGTCGATGACAGTAACAAACGTTGATTTAGCGGGGCAGGTTTGGCCGAGTCAGTTTGTAGGTTTTGGCAGCGGGGCTGGCAGCGATGTGCGAATAATTAAACGCATCGATATTCCAAGAATGACGTTTAGTTACTCGCTATCTAATTCTGATGGTCAGGTCATTTTGAGTGGTGAAGATGTGAAGCTTAAAGACATGGACTTTATGGAATCGAATATTCGTCATAATCGCACCGAGTCGTTGTCGTACGAGAAAGCCATGCTTAACGACTGGTTTGCTGATACGTTCTCCACGCAAGTCGCGGCAAACGATTAA
- the ccoG gene encoding cytochrome c oxidase accessory protein CcoG → MNEQIPVKNVTPVKVHKPKGTTEGKRHDSRSRIYVRAVQGPLETFRRFFGLFFLALFAIIPWIQYNGHQAVLLDIGEQRFTIFSLTLWPQDLTLLAYIFIVSAFALFFVTTFAGRVWCGFMCPQTTWVYIYTWFEEKFEGPRNKRIALDARKMDTDKFLRKTAKHTAWVLVALLTALTFVGYFTPIDTLFVDFVTFNTSFWAGFSVIFFAVCTYGNAGYMREIMCTHICPYARFQSAMFDKDTFTVSYNAKRGEQRGPRPRKLSHEQVQEKGLGDCIDCNLCVQVCPTGIDIRNGLQYECINCGACVDACNGVMDKMGYPKGLISFTSEEELAGGKTHVFRPKLIGYFIVLLVMTGLLFANIWMRSPTEVDIIRDRNSLYRETNEGLIENVYTIKVLNKTQQQQTYTIAVKGLPDYEYIGEQKVTVKGGAVYSTPISVATDAYNLEDTVTDIFISVTTTIDGETVTVDEPTKFLYR, encoded by the coding sequence ATGAATGAACAAATACCGGTCAAAAACGTAACACCGGTAAAAGTACATAAACCCAAAGGAACCACAGAAGGCAAACGGCATGACTCACGCAGCCGTATTTATGTGCGCGCTGTGCAGGGCCCTCTGGAAACGTTTAGACGTTTCTTTGGTCTTTTCTTTTTAGCTCTTTTTGCCATCATTCCGTGGATTCAGTACAACGGCCATCAGGCGGTACTGCTTGATATCGGCGAACAGCGTTTTACTATTTTCTCGCTTACTTTGTGGCCTCAAGACCTTACCTTACTGGCTTATATATTTATTGTTTCCGCTTTCGCATTGTTTTTTGTCACTACCTTCGCTGGCAGAGTGTGGTGTGGCTTCATGTGCCCACAGACAACATGGGTATATATATACACATGGTTTGAAGAGAAGTTTGAAGGCCCACGAAATAAGCGCATAGCTCTTGATGCGCGCAAAATGGATACCGACAAATTCTTGCGTAAAACGGCAAAGCATACTGCTTGGGTTCTGGTAGCACTATTAACTGCACTAACCTTTGTCGGCTACTTCACCCCTATTGATACCCTGTTTGTGGACTTTGTGACATTTAATACCAGCTTCTGGGCGGGTTTCTCTGTTATCTTTTTTGCGGTCTGTACCTATGGTAATGCAGGCTATATGCGTGAAATCATGTGCACGCACATTTGTCCATACGCACGCTTTCAGTCGGCCATGTTCGACAAAGACACCTTTACCGTATCGTACAATGCAAAACGTGGCGAACAACGCGGTCCGCGCCCTCGTAAGCTCAGCCATGAACAGGTTCAGGAAAAAGGTTTAGGTGACTGCATCGACTGTAATTTGTGTGTTCAAGTATGCCCAACCGGTATTGATATTCGCAATGGACTTCAATACGAATGCATCAACTGCGGCGCCTGTGTTGATGCCTGTAATGGCGTAATGGACAAGATGGGTTATCCCAAGGGCTTGATAAGTTTTACCTCAGAAGAAGAGCTTGCGGGAGGTAAGACTCACGTTTTTCGTCCTAAGCTAATTGGTTACTTTATCGTTCTTTTAGTTATGACAGGTTTGTTGTTCGCCAATATTTGGATGCGCAGCCCAACCGAAGTCGACATCATCCGCGACAGAAACTCATTGTACCGCGAGACCAATGAAGGGCTTATTGAAAACGTATATACCATCAAGGTGCTCAATAAAACCCAACAACAGCAAACATACACTATTGCTGTAAAAGGTCTTCCTGATTATGAGTACATAGGTGAGCAGAAAGTGACAGTTAAAGGCGGTGCGGTTTATAGTACGCCGATTTCTGTTGCAACTGACGCGTATAATCTGGAAGATACGGTTACCGATATTTTTATCAGTGTAACCACCACTATTGATGGGGAGACGGTTACTGTTGATGAACCAACCAAATTCCTTTATCGATGA
- a CDS encoding serine/threonine protein kinase — protein sequence MTDFSFSGLSPDTILDALESQGIFLQSGLLALNSYENRVYQFLAEDGQRYVVKFYRPGRWTDAQILEEHEFAAELMDNDIPLAAPIVLNGSTLHHHTVAETDYRFTLFPSVGGRQFENDNLDQLEWMGRFIGRIHRVASAKGFTHRPSIEIESYLKEPKQVLEQSTLLPEHLKTAFFAILNPVIDATLKAYKPTSNIRLHGDCHPGNILWRDGPTFVDLDDCRMGPAIQDLWMMLSGDRQQQLLQLDTLVEAYEEFHEFDTAQLPLIEPLRAMRMVHYMAWLSRRWEDPAFPRAFPWFAEDKYWEGQILALKEQLSALQEPPLKLGY from the coding sequence ATGACAGATTTTTCTTTTTCTGGGCTTAGTCCAGACACCATATTAGATGCCCTGGAAAGCCAGGGCATTTTTCTTCAAAGCGGACTGCTAGCGCTAAACAGCTATGAAAACCGCGTTTATCAATTTTTGGCTGAAGACGGGCAGCGCTACGTAGTAAAATTTTATCGGCCTGGTCGATGGACAGACGCGCAAATTCTTGAAGAGCACGAGTTCGCCGCTGAACTTATGGATAATGACATCCCGTTGGCCGCGCCTATAGTTTTAAACGGCAGTACGCTACACCATCACACGGTGGCTGAGACTGACTATCGATTTACGCTATTTCCTTCGGTAGGCGGTAGACAATTTGAAAACGATAACCTTGACCAGCTCGAATGGATGGGGCGTTTTATTGGCCGTATACACCGCGTCGCTTCAGCTAAAGGTTTTACTCATCGCCCTTCTATTGAGATTGAAAGTTATCTTAAAGAGCCCAAACAAGTCCTTGAACAAAGTACCCTGCTACCCGAACATCTAAAAACGGCCTTTTTTGCCATACTCAACCCTGTGATTGACGCGACCCTTAAGGCTTACAAACCCACATCGAATATTCGATTACACGGTGACTGCCACCCTGGCAATATATTATGGCGTGACGGGCCGACCTTCGTTGACCTTGATGACTGCCGTATGGGGCCAGCTATACAAGATTTATGGATGATGTTAAGTGGCGACCGCCAACAACAGCTTTTGCAACTTGATACTCTGGTAGAGGCCTACGAAGAATTCCATGAATTCGATACGGCACAACTACCGCTTATTGAACCTCTTAGAGCCATGCGCATGGTGCATTACATGGCATGGCTTTCTCGTCGTTGGGAAGACCCTGCTTTCCCTCGTGCATTTCCCTGGTTTGCTGAAGACAAATATTGGGAAGGCCAGATACTTGCCCTAAAAGAACAGCTATCTGCACTCCAGGAGCCACCGCTGAAATTGGGTTACTGA